Proteins encoded together in one Streptomyces sp. TLI_171 window:
- a CDS encoding M50 family metallopeptidase encodes MSGRQLLALQPKVRPELRLARPLRRGAAEVHLVWDPVGGRQLELGPKEHFIIARLDGTRSLAEVGEQYAVRFRARLGEPQWQQLLGLLYARGLLDHAPAPEPPQAAPPARSSALSGRVKLVADAPALLDRMHRATGFARRRSVLAPLLVLVTALLAGVAVNARTLLGETARLAENPVALLAVGTLLWTSLALHELAHGLVGRAFGGQVREIGLRWRLPMTYLYCEVENVRFFRRRREQIATALAGAVMNLAFLLPFYPAWLLLPDHAQARPFLGALLLLGTAVALGNLLPLPPLDGYKALGYALDCLQLATESRRFTVLLARSAVRRDSAPLRGYPPGLRLAYGGYALGCAVLTAALFAALGGLLAHRYGAAAGWLPVAAALAALVLWAAGQALRAHRARQVGESGKHSEQVT; translated from the coding sequence GTGAGCGGCCGTCAACTCCTCGCCCTGCAGCCGAAGGTCCGCCCCGAGCTGCGGCTCGCCCGGCCGCTGCGGCGCGGCGCCGCGGAAGTCCACCTGGTCTGGGACCCGGTCGGCGGACGGCAGTTGGAGCTCGGGCCGAAGGAGCACTTCATCATCGCCCGGCTGGACGGCACCCGTTCGCTGGCGGAGGTCGGCGAGCAGTACGCCGTCCGCTTCCGGGCCCGGCTCGGCGAGCCGCAGTGGCAGCAGCTCCTCGGCCTGCTCTACGCCCGCGGGCTGCTCGACCACGCGCCGGCCCCGGAGCCGCCGCAGGCCGCCCCGCCCGCCCGGTCCTCCGCGCTGTCCGGCCGGGTCAAGCTGGTCGCCGACGCGCCCGCCCTGCTGGACCGGATGCACCGGGCCACCGGCTTCGCCCGCCGCCGCAGCGTGCTCGCGCCGCTGCTGGTGCTGGTGACGGCGCTGCTGGCCGGAGTCGCCGTCAACGCCCGCACCCTGCTGGGCGAGACCGCGCGGCTGGCGGAGAACCCGGTGGCGCTGCTCGCCGTCGGCACCCTGCTGTGGACCAGCCTCGCCCTGCACGAGCTCGCCCACGGGCTGGTCGGCCGGGCCTTCGGCGGGCAGGTCCGGGAGATCGGACTGCGCTGGCGGCTGCCGATGACCTACCTGTACTGCGAGGTGGAGAACGTCCGGTTCTTCCGCCGCCGCCGCGAGCAGATCGCCACCGCGCTGGCCGGGGCGGTGATGAACCTCGCCTTCCTGCTGCCGTTCTACCCCGCCTGGCTGCTGCTGCCCGACCACGCCCAGGCCCGGCCGTTCCTCGGCGCCCTGCTGCTGCTCGGCACCGCGGTCGCGCTCGGCAACCTGCTGCCGCTGCCCCCGCTGGACGGGTACAAAGCGCTCGGCTACGCCTTGGACTGCCTCCAACTGGCCACCGAGAGCCGCCGGTTCACGGTCCTGCTGGCCCGATCGGCCGTGCGCCGCGACAGCGCGCCGCTGCGCGGCTATCCGCCCGGGCTGCGGCTCGCCTACGGCGGCTACGCGCTCGGCTGCGCCGTCCTGACCGCGGCCCTGTTCGCCGCCCTCGGCGGGCTGTTGGCGCACCGGTACGGCGCCGCCGCCGGGTGGCTGCCGGTGGCGGCGGCGCTGGCGGCCCTGGTGCTGTGGGCGGCCGGGCAGGCGCTGCGGGCCCACCGGGCCCGGCAGGTCGGCGAGTCGGGCAAGCACAGCGAGCAGGTGACGTGA
- a CDS encoding lantibiotic dehydratase C-terminal domain-containing protein, whose translation MTDPTTPPSAPGAAPGDWLALHVFYAASPRPLLLQCVRPLVAELTDEGLLAGYFFINYWLEGPHLRLRLRPAGAGAAAEVRERAEAAVAEFLRRRPALYEVKDSFFAELYNTMFELEYREEERERLLGPDGRMRLRENNTFSLEPYEPEYGKYGGPAGIELAEWHFQHSSDLVVEATRTMNLHLRTVVLGLGAQLMLTMASCFLPEEDDLLAFLDRYHAFWNGAFEGTNFTAQQGYDRAYASMGEALPARFRAIRAAVAGQTPERLPTVLRGWAEHCLQLRDRAAAAARRGELVFRSWDGERDLVVTDPAQALPMLLFPYAHMTNNRLSVTVRDEAFLSYILARALREPQPAAAS comes from the coding sequence ATGACTGATCCGACCACACCCCCCAGCGCCCCCGGGGCCGCCCCGGGCGACTGGCTCGCGCTGCACGTCTTCTACGCCGCCAGCCCGCGCCCGCTGCTGCTGCAGTGCGTCCGCCCGCTGGTCGCCGAGCTGACCGACGAGGGCCTGCTCGCCGGGTACTTCTTCATCAACTACTGGCTGGAGGGCCCGCACCTGCGGCTGCGGCTGCGACCCGCCGGCGCGGGGGCGGCCGCCGAGGTGCGGGAGCGGGCCGAGGCGGCCGTGGCGGAGTTCCTGCGCCGCCGCCCGGCGCTGTACGAGGTGAAGGACAGCTTCTTCGCCGAGCTGTACAACACCATGTTCGAGCTGGAGTACCGCGAGGAGGAACGCGAGCGCCTGCTCGGCCCGGACGGCCGGATGAGGCTGCGCGAGAACAACACCTTCAGCCTCGAACCGTACGAGCCCGAGTACGGCAAGTACGGCGGGCCCGCCGGGATCGAACTCGCCGAGTGGCACTTCCAGCACTCCAGCGACCTGGTGGTGGAGGCCACCCGCACCATGAACCTGCACCTGCGCACCGTGGTGCTGGGCCTCGGCGCGCAGCTGATGCTGACCATGGCCTCCTGCTTCCTGCCGGAGGAGGACGACCTGCTGGCCTTCCTCGACCGCTACCACGCGTTCTGGAACGGGGCGTTCGAGGGCACCAACTTCACCGCGCAGCAGGGCTACGACCGTGCCTACGCCAGCATGGGCGAGGCGCTGCCGGCCCGGTTCCGGGCGATCCGGGCGGCGGTCGCCGGGCAGACCCCGGAGCGGCTGCCCACCGTGCTGCGCGGCTGGGCCGAGCACTGCCTGCAGCTGCGCGACCGGGCCGCGGCAGCGGCCCGCCGCGGCGAGCTGGTCTTCCGTTCCTGGGACGGCGAACGCGACCTGGTGGTCACCGACCCGGCGCAGGCGCTGCCGATGCTGCTGTTCCCGTACGCGCACATGACCAACAACCGGCTGTCGGTGACCGTCCGCGACGAGGCGTTCCTGTCGTACATCCTGGCCCGCGCCCTGCGCGAGCCGCAGCCGGCGGCGGCGTCGTGA
- a CDS encoding lantibiotic dehydratase has product MTTTEFTAPPEGAAPNGGRSRQVLGPRFMLRAGGLPVEAVHGLRSDEVFDWAEELIAEEERLADLGARLSEPLSALVKLAEDAEQRRLVLYLRRRVFNNRLPERPAAALELVGRLDPATGELLAQWLPARRRLAQLQETGLPAFERELVRTRGELRRLAGLDELRLGLLLAAPSLEARLDGLAAPTATPDKRTRKAERSLLAYLYRTACKTSPFSTFTPVAVGTFSPAAGSNREERGLEGAGALDGAGVRLGAGRGSHPRLNVVVLARLAELVARDPVRRGDLPVAPASGMELTEDRVRYVRRSVTAGDVGAAVSFDAARDRLFFLRLSGVLEHLLELFRRRPLIRFGELAAALAAELDSGPEDAERYLEALLEVGILQLPLLATDVHTGDPLRAFRSALRSLERPWAEAVADRLAAPIAALDRYAAGDVRTRRALLAEVRVELLAVQNELGEQQAVLPQTLLYEDVDAGEVRADAGLWAELAAEPLAELGRMLPVFDLGLAQRLTLKGFFLARHGRGGRSEDLLQLVHDFHEDIFNQYLQFTATKSAKVEHGAYPPEENWLGLPEITALDRARAELVRRMRLRWEELPREVEELAITEADLAAVATELGALGGTFAPHSHFVQLSPAADDPRVVLNHSYGGLCFPFTRFTHCFESGEGSGEGGGLSAALGGTLREVTPPGAVLAEVTAGAATTNLNLHARLTDYELVCPGETSTAPEDAQIHLDDLYVEHDPDADRLVLRSRRLGAEVIPVYLGYLVPMVLPEIPRSLLLFSPTSRVTPELWRGVPTGAASHGVTRRPRVRYGSLVLHRRSWTAAADALPRFPPGAGESERYLEWQRWRRRHALPVRVFARAHPEGVAALGAAKPQYVDFASPLSLTALDGLLAGGAGRLVLEEMLPGEELLHVRSDQGRHVAELALEVLPGPRAAAPEPESTPRAEAAAPEPRQGEPNHD; this is encoded by the coding sequence GTGACCACCACGGAGTTCACCGCGCCCCCCGAGGGTGCGGCGCCCAACGGCGGGCGATCACGGCAGGTGCTCGGGCCGCGCTTCATGCTGCGCGCCGGCGGGCTGCCCGTCGAGGCCGTGCACGGCCTGCGGTCGGACGAAGTCTTCGACTGGGCTGAGGAGTTGATCGCGGAGGAGGAACGGCTCGCCGACCTCGGTGCGCGGCTCAGCGAACCGCTCTCCGCCCTGGTGAAGCTCGCCGAGGACGCCGAACAGCGCCGCCTGGTGCTGTACCTGCGGCGGCGGGTGTTCAACAACCGGCTGCCCGAGCGGCCGGCCGCCGCGCTCGAACTGGTCGGCCGGCTGGACCCCGCGACCGGCGAACTGCTCGCCCAGTGGCTGCCCGCCCGCCGCCGGCTGGCCCAGCTCCAGGAGACCGGGCTGCCCGCCTTCGAACGCGAACTCGTTCGCACGCGGGGCGAGTTGCGCCGGCTGGCCGGTCTGGACGAGCTGCGACTCGGCCTCCTGCTCGCCGCCCCGTCCCTGGAAGCCCGCCTCGACGGCCTCGCCGCCCCGACCGCCACCCCGGACAAGCGCACCCGCAAGGCCGAACGGTCCCTGCTCGCCTACCTCTACCGCACCGCCTGCAAGACCAGCCCCTTCAGCACGTTCACCCCGGTCGCCGTCGGAACCTTCTCGCCTGCGGCGGGTTCGAACCGGGAAGAGCGCGGGCTGGAGGGTGCGGGGGCACTGGACGGGGCCGGGGTGCGGTTGGGGGCGGGGCGGGGGAGCCATCCGCGGCTGAACGTGGTGGTGTTGGCGCGGCTGGCGGAGCTGGTGGCGCGGGACCCGGTGCGGCGCGGGGATCTGCCGGTGGCGCCCGCGTCCGGGATGGAGCTGACCGAGGACCGGGTCCGGTATGTGCGGCGGTCGGTGACGGCCGGGGACGTCGGTGCGGCGGTGAGTTTCGACGCGGCGCGGGACCGGCTGTTCTTCCTCCGCCTGAGCGGGGTGCTGGAGCACCTGCTGGAGCTGTTCCGGCGGCGGCCGCTGATCCGCTTCGGCGAACTCGCGGCCGCACTCGCGGCCGAGCTCGACTCCGGTCCGGAGGACGCCGAACGCTACCTGGAGGCCCTGCTGGAGGTCGGCATCCTGCAACTTCCGCTGCTGGCCACCGATGTGCACACCGGCGATCCGCTGCGCGCGTTCCGCTCGGCGCTGCGCTCGCTGGAGCGCCCGTGGGCGGAGGCGGTCGCCGACCGTCTCGCCGCGCCGATCGCCGCGCTCGACCGCTACGCCGCCGGGGACGTCCGCACCAGGCGGGCACTGCTGGCCGAGGTCCGGGTCGAACTGTTGGCCGTACAAAACGAGTTGGGCGAGCAGCAGGCGGTGCTGCCGCAGACCTTGCTGTACGAGGACGTGGACGCGGGCGAGGTGCGGGCCGATGCAGGGCTGTGGGCCGAGCTGGCGGCAGAGCCGCTGGCGGAGCTGGGCCGCATGCTGCCGGTGTTCGACCTCGGCCTGGCCCAACGGCTGACGCTGAAGGGGTTCTTCCTGGCGCGGCACGGTCGCGGCGGGCGCAGCGAGGACCTGCTGCAGCTGGTGCACGACTTCCACGAGGACATCTTCAACCAGTACTTGCAGTTCACCGCCACCAAGTCGGCGAAGGTCGAGCACGGGGCGTACCCGCCGGAGGAGAACTGGCTCGGCCTGCCGGAGATCACCGCCCTGGACCGGGCCCGCGCCGAACTGGTCCGCCGGATGCGCCTGCGGTGGGAGGAACTGCCCCGGGAAGTCGAGGAGTTGGCCATCACCGAGGCCGACCTGGCGGCCGTGGCGACCGAACTCGGCGCGCTGGGCGGCACGTTCGCACCGCACAGCCACTTCGTCCAGCTCTCTCCGGCGGCCGACGATCCGCGGGTGGTGCTCAACCACTCCTACGGCGGCCTGTGCTTCCCGTTCACCCGGTTCACGCACTGCTTCGAGTCGGGCGAAGGCAGCGGCGAGGGCGGCGGCCTGTCGGCCGCGCTCGGCGGCACGCTGCGCGAGGTGACGCCGCCGGGGGCGGTGCTCGCGGAGGTCACCGCGGGCGCGGCGACCACCAACCTGAACCTGCACGCCCGGCTCACCGACTACGAGTTGGTCTGCCCGGGCGAGACCAGCACCGCGCCCGAGGACGCGCAGATCCACCTCGACGACCTGTACGTGGAGCACGATCCGGACGCCGACCGGCTGGTGCTGCGCTCGCGGCGGCTCGGCGCGGAGGTGATCCCGGTCTACCTCGGCTACCTGGTGCCGATGGTGCTGCCGGAGATCCCGCGCAGCCTGCTGCTGTTCTCGCCGACCTCGCGGGTCACGCCCGAGCTGTGGCGCGGGGTGCCGACCGGCGCGGCGTCGCACGGGGTGACCCGGCGTCCCCGGGTCCGGTACGGCAGCCTGGTGCTGCACCGGCGCAGCTGGACCGCGGCAGCCGACGCGCTGCCCCGGTTCCCGCCGGGCGCGGGCGAGTCGGAGCGGTACCTGGAGTGGCAGCGCTGGCGTCGCCGGCACGCCCTGCCCGTGCGGGTGTTCGCCCGCGCGCACCCGGAGGGCGTGGCGGCGCTCGGCGCGGCGAAGCCGCAGTACGTGGACTTCGCCAGCCCGCTGTCGCTGACGGCGCTGGACGGGCTGCTGGCCGGCGGCGCCGGGCGGCTGGTGCTGGAGGAGATGCTGCCGGGCGAGGAACTGCTGCACGTGCGCTCCGACCAGGGGCGCCACGTCGCCGAACTGGCCCTGGAAGTCCTGCCCGGCCCGCGGGCCGCCGCGCCCGAACCGGAGTCGACGCCCCGCGCGGAAGCCGCCGCGCCCGAGCCGCGGCAAGGAGAGCCGAACCATGACTGA
- a CDS encoding nitroreductase family protein, whose translation MGYAREYASAVLWRGRVPMEPADFVPDWADRPRKDKYYPAAPHFPLPDCPPDPPGGIERGLFGPAGEDGFTLPLLGGMLRDSYGLTGRRLGVQANSDLGTLPRYPHANFSRGTASGGGLYPIGIHWVSGPSGPLTPGVHHYATPHHAMRRLLTGDVTPDVRAALGGLAADCDQFLVLTVKFWQNAFKYNSFAYHVVTMDIGALLETWRIWAAAQGLRLGAALWFDEERLGRLLGLEPDEEGVFAVVPLRWAGGPDAAQSTEPTGAQVRAVDQERSRTVLSFDTVRRIHRATLDGAAERPAPGVLDAALDTAWARLRAASEPAEPVGEPIVLPAAEQPALGARAALRARRSSFGRFSGRPPMSAAQLAGVLAAAATAGRLTGCQEGPDEYSLTRLHVFVNHVADVPAGAYAYEPAERVLRPVRPGPHGWFLQRNYFLDNYNLEQAGAVILVSAPTPAVLDAVGDRGLRLVNAAVGASSQALYTAAPALGLACGVALGFDSVSYTEHLGLADGEELPLLIMMVGQEHRSPADFDHAIV comes from the coding sequence ATGGGCTACGCCCGCGAGTACGCGTCCGCGGTGCTGTGGCGGGGCCGGGTCCCGATGGAGCCCGCCGACTTCGTACCCGACTGGGCCGACCGCCCCAGGAAGGACAAGTACTACCCCGCCGCCCCGCACTTCCCGCTGCCCGACTGCCCGCCCGACCCGCCGGGCGGGATCGAGCGCGGCCTGTTCGGCCCGGCCGGCGAGGACGGCTTCACGCTGCCGCTGCTCGGCGGGATGCTCAGGGACTCCTACGGACTGACGGGCCGTCGGCTCGGCGTGCAGGCCAACTCCGACCTCGGCACGCTGCCCCGCTACCCGCACGCCAACTTCTCCCGCGGCACCGCCTCGGGCGGCGGCCTGTACCCCATCGGCATCCACTGGGTCAGCGGACCCAGCGGCCCGCTCACCCCCGGGGTCCACCACTACGCCACCCCGCACCACGCGATGCGGCGGCTGCTGACCGGCGACGTGACCCCCGACGTCCGGGCCGCGCTCGGCGGGCTCGCCGCGGACTGCGACCAGTTCCTGGTGCTGACCGTCAAGTTCTGGCAGAACGCCTTCAAGTACAACAGCTTCGCCTACCACGTCGTCACCATGGACATCGGCGCGCTGCTGGAGACCTGGCGGATCTGGGCCGCCGCGCAGGGCCTGCGCCTCGGCGCGGCGCTCTGGTTCGACGAGGAGCGGCTCGGCCGCCTGCTCGGTCTGGAGCCGGACGAGGAAGGCGTGTTCGCGGTCGTCCCGCTGCGCTGGGCGGGCGGACCGGACGCGGCGCAGTCGACCGAGCCGACCGGGGCACAGGTCCGGGCCGTCGACCAGGAGCGGTCGCGGACGGTGCTCTCCTTCGACACCGTCCGGCGCATCCACCGGGCGACGCTGGACGGCGCCGCCGAACGTCCCGCCCCGGGGGTGCTGGACGCGGCGCTCGACACGGCCTGGGCGCGCCTGCGGGCGGCCTCCGAGCCCGCCGAGCCGGTCGGCGAGCCGATCGTGCTGCCGGCGGCCGAGCAGCCGGCCCTCGGTGCCCGGGCGGCACTGCGGGCCAGGCGCAGCAGCTTCGGGCGGTTCAGCGGGCGGCCGCCGATGAGCGCCGCGCAGCTCGCGGGGGTGCTCGCCGCCGCCGCGACGGCCGGCCGACTGACGGGCTGCCAGGAAGGACCGGACGAGTACTCGTTGACCAGGCTGCACGTCTTCGTCAACCACGTCGCGGACGTGCCGGCCGGGGCCTACGCCTACGAGCCGGCCGAACGGGTGCTGCGGCCGGTGCGGCCCGGACCGCACGGCTGGTTCCTGCAACGGAACTACTTCCTGGACAACTACAACCTGGAGCAGGCGGGGGCGGTGATCCTGGTCAGCGCACCCACCCCCGCCGTGCTGGACGCCGTCGGCGACCGGGGCCTGCGCCTGGTCAACGCCGCCGTCGGCGCGAGCTCGCAGGCCCTCTACACCGCGGCCCCCGCGCTCGGCCTGGCCTGCGGCGTCGCCCTCGGGTTCGACTCCGTGTCCTACACCGAGCACCTCGGCCTCGCCGACGGCGAAGAGCTGCCGCTGCTGATCATGATGGTCGGCCAGGAGCACCGCAGCCCCGCCGACTTCGACCACGCGATCGTCTGA
- a CDS encoding TOMM precursor leader peptide-binding protein has product MPEDLLTRAPATGGAGVQVAQVAYGGPWGEFFAELADELTERRAGAVALSMLGARDELAVGGDAGGGSGRSVAVHVYGHHAVVGPEAVGGEGSPCPRCLARRWQAVRSGQLRDALELGSGTSAVGRPPWAVPFLTDALAALLSARAERRPGVVQGEQRLPVVHLLDLETLRVSGFPLLPDAECPHCDHRTQDSAEAARIELTSRPKRAPDDFRLRAVQEYGLSLPAFVNPVAGMLGPSVVPDLVSASTSSTVGCFTMRSGDYLRECFWGGHTPDYRASTEVGLLEGLERFAGMRARGKRTTVVAAFDELGEQALDPRVSGLYSDEFHRVSGIRPFDPGRPIPWVWGWSLRDQRPLLVPEILAYYHAPGGVENRFVQESSNGCASGGCLEEAIYFGLMEAVERDAFLLAWYGRLALPELDGRASSRPQTRAMVDRLEMYGYRARFFDTRITFPIPVVTAVAERIDGGPGRLCFGAGASLDPEAALWAGLCEIATDAVNLRSRTAREERRLRAMAADFDQVRVLHDHPLVYGLPEMARYADFLLDGNGGGSGTGKGGAAAPPRRLAEGSIAPSADLREDLRRCVDAVAAAGFDVVVVDQTMPEQRASGLHTASVLVPGLLPIDFGWQRQRALTMPRLRTAPRAAGLREHDLRADQLNPAPHPFP; this is encoded by the coding sequence ATGCCTGAGGACCTCCTGACCCGCGCGCCGGCCACCGGTGGCGCGGGGGTGCAGGTGGCACAGGTGGCGTACGGCGGTCCGTGGGGGGAGTTCTTCGCCGAGCTCGCCGACGAGTTGACGGAGCGTCGGGCCGGGGCCGTCGCGCTGTCCATGCTCGGCGCCCGCGACGAACTCGCCGTGGGCGGGGACGCCGGGGGAGGCTCCGGGCGGTCGGTGGCGGTGCACGTGTACGGGCACCACGCGGTGGTCGGCCCGGAGGCGGTCGGGGGTGAGGGCTCGCCGTGCCCGCGCTGCCTGGCCCGGCGCTGGCAGGCCGTCCGGTCCGGACAGTTGCGGGACGCGCTGGAACTGGGCTCCGGCACCAGCGCGGTCGGCCGTCCGCCGTGGGCGGTGCCGTTCCTCACCGATGCGCTGGCTGCGCTGCTGTCGGCGCGCGCGGAGCGACGGCCCGGCGTGGTGCAGGGCGAGCAGCGGCTGCCCGTGGTGCACCTGCTGGACCTGGAGACGCTGCGGGTCAGCGGTTTCCCATTGCTGCCGGACGCGGAGTGCCCGCACTGCGACCACCGCACGCAGGACAGTGCGGAGGCCGCCCGGATCGAGCTGACCAGCCGTCCGAAGCGCGCGCCCGACGACTTCCGGCTGCGCGCCGTGCAGGAGTACGGGCTGTCGCTGCCCGCGTTCGTCAACCCGGTCGCCGGGATGCTCGGCCCCTCCGTGGTGCCCGACCTGGTGTCCGCGTCCACCTCCTCGACCGTCGGCTGCTTCACCATGCGCTCCGGGGACTACCTGCGCGAGTGCTTCTGGGGCGGCCACACCCCCGACTACCGGGCCAGCACCGAGGTCGGTCTGCTGGAAGGACTGGAGCGGTTCGCCGGGATGCGGGCCCGCGGCAAGCGGACCACCGTGGTCGCGGCCTTCGACGAGCTCGGGGAGCAGGCGCTCGACCCGCGGGTCAGCGGGCTCTACTCGGACGAGTTCCACCGGGTCAGCGGGATCCGCCCGTTCGACCCCGGGCGGCCGATCCCCTGGGTGTGGGGCTGGTCGCTGCGTGACCAACGCCCGCTGCTGGTACCGGAGATCCTGGCGTACTACCACGCGCCCGGTGGCGTCGAGAACCGCTTCGTCCAGGAGAGCTCGAACGGCTGCGCCTCCGGCGGCTGCCTGGAGGAGGCGATCTACTTCGGGCTGATGGAGGCCGTGGAGCGGGACGCCTTCCTGCTCGCCTGGTACGGCCGCCTCGCGCTGCCGGAACTGGACGGCCGGGCGAGCAGCCGGCCGCAGACCCGGGCGATGGTGGACCGGCTGGAGATGTACGGCTACCGGGCGCGGTTCTTCGACACCCGGATCACCTTCCCGATCCCGGTGGTCACCGCCGTCGCCGAACGGATCGACGGCGGTCCCGGCCGGCTCTGCTTCGGCGCGGGCGCGAGCCTCGACCCGGAGGCGGCACTCTGGGCCGGCCTGTGCGAGATCGCCACCGACGCCGTCAACCTGCGCAGCCGCACCGCCCGCGAGGAACGCAGGCTGCGCGCGATGGCCGCGGACTTCGACCAGGTGCGGGTCCTGCACGACCACCCGCTGGTGTACGGGCTGCCCGAGATGGCGCGGTACGCCGACTTCCTGCTCGACGGCAACGGCGGTGGCAGCGGCACCGGCAAGGGCGGTGCGGCGGCGCCCCCGCGGCGGCTCGCCGAGGGGTCGATCGCGCCCTCCGCGGACCTGCGCGAGGACCTGCGGCGGTGCGTCGACGCGGTCGCCGCGGCCGGCTTCGACGTCGTCGTGGTCGACCAGACCATGCCCGAGCAGCGCGCCTCCGGCCTGCACACCGCCTCGGTGCTGGTCCCCGGCCTGCTGCCGATCGACTTCGGCTGGCAGCGCCAACGGGCGCTGACCATGCCCCGGTTGCGGACCGCGCCGCGCGCGGCCGGTCTGCGCGAGCACGACCTGCGGGCGGACCAGCTCAACCCCGCCCCGCACCCCTTCCCCTGA